A genomic region of Cloacibacillus sp. contains the following coding sequences:
- a CDS encoding endonuclease domain-containing protein yields MWKGIVYIVRYDKKIIPLARGLRRNMTPEERHLWYDFLAKYPVRFQRQKVIDRYIADFYCFEAALVVEIDGRQHYCGNRPDYDQRRTECFGKLGVEVMRFTNPEVRRSFNRVCCEIDSRIVRKLARDIPEPPGFLRELTDS; encoded by the coding sequence ATGTGGAAGGGGATTGTATATATCGTGCGATATGATAAAAAAATCATTCCTCTGGCCCGGGGGCTGCGCCGTAATATGACTCCAGAGGAGCGTCATCTTTGGTACGATTTTCTCGCAAAATATCCCGTGCGTTTCCAGCGTCAGAAGGTCATCGACCGCTACATAGCAGATTTTTATTGTTTTGAGGCCGCCTTAGTAGTAGAAATAGACGGCAGACAGCACTACTGTGGCAACCGTCCGGATTATGACCAGCGGCGGACGGAATGTTTCGGAAAGCTGGGGGTAGAGGTGATGCGTTTTACCAATCCCGAGGTCAGGCGATCTTTTAACCGTGTATGCTGTGAAATAGACAGCCGTATTGTGCGTAAGCTCGCCAGGGATATCCCCGAACCGCCCGGATTTCTACGCGAGCTGACCGATAGCTGA
- the gatC gene encoding Asp-tRNA(Asn)/Glu-tRNA(Gln) amidotransferase subunit GatC, with translation MIKKMEMDKERLSEVLTLSRIGLPEDQYQEVLDRVNDILRLCDKMQELAHEDVAPFEWDVKKAPARRADEPVRWTGRDLFLEEAPVRDGDFFRVPRIIALEDDGEGEE, from the coding sequence ATGATAAAAAAAATGGAAATGGACAAGGAACGGCTGAGCGAGGTGCTGACGCTCTCGCGCATCGGCCTTCCCGAAGATCAGTATCAGGAGGTCCTCGACCGCGTCAACGACATCCTCCGCCTCTGCGACAAGATGCAGGAGCTGGCTCACGAGGACGTGGCCCCCTTTGAATGGGACGTCAAAAAGGCTCCCGCGCGCCGCGCGGACGAGCCGGTGCGCTGGACGGGGCGCGACCTCTTCCTTGAAGAGGCGCCGGTGCGCGACGGCGATTTCTTCCGCGTGCCGCGCATCATCGCGCTCGAAGACGACGGGGAAGGGGAGGAATAA
- the gatB gene encoding Asp-tRNA(Asn)/Glu-tRNA(Gln) amidotransferase subunit GatB — MKRQVVIGLEIHLQLKTKTKLFCSCSTDYIGATPNTNVCPICLAVPGTLPVINDHAVDLAVKMGLGLHCDIQDNTRFHRKHYFYADLPKAYQITQYEHAIAQGGYLDIIADGKPKRVHLDHLHLEEDAGKLVHPTSDGRLSGAAYSLVDYNRGGMPLSEIVSMPDMNSPAEAIAYVTQIRQLARYLGASDGEMESGSLRVDVNVSLSNPDGSLGTRVELKNINSLKSIERALEYEIACQNRVLDEGGKLVQETRLWDDAVGVTRSMRSKEGARDYRYYVEMDLAPIDAKPEYVEKIRASLPEMPWDRRDRFVSQYGLTLEESQQITEQREMADYYEEMVAAGAPAAKAANWARMEVQRLLREEGLDITAFPVPAKELGSLIAKVEKKELSNTQAKDVLAAMYGEKLTLEAALKKCGAAGGRLTGEALKAVIEKVFAAEPEAVETIKKGADKKGAKAKFLQGLVMRETRGSADPAEVARALSELLH; from the coding sequence ATGAAAAGACAGGTCGTTATCGGACTTGAAATACACCTCCAGCTAAAGACAAAGACAAAACTCTTCTGCAGTTGCTCCACGGACTACATCGGCGCGACGCCTAACACCAACGTCTGCCCGATCTGCCTCGCCGTGCCCGGCACGCTGCCGGTCATCAACGACCACGCGGTAGACCTCGCGGTAAAAATGGGGCTTGGCCTCCACTGCGACATCCAGGACAACACGCGCTTCCACCGCAAACACTACTTCTACGCCGATCTGCCGAAGGCCTACCAGATCACGCAGTACGAACACGCCATCGCTCAGGGCGGATACCTTGACATCATCGCCGACGGCAAACCGAAGCGGGTACACCTCGACCACCTGCACCTTGAAGAGGACGCGGGCAAACTCGTGCATCCGACCTCCGACGGCCGCCTCTCGGGTGCCGCCTACTCATTAGTCGACTACAACCGCGGCGGAATGCCCCTCTCCGAGATCGTCTCGATGCCCGATATGAACTCGCCGGCGGAGGCTATCGCCTACGTCACCCAGATACGCCAGCTCGCGCGCTACCTCGGGGCCTCCGACGGAGAGATGGAATCAGGCTCGCTGCGCGTGGACGTCAACGTCTCCCTCTCGAACCCCGACGGCTCGCTGGGAACCCGCGTAGAGCTGAAAAACATCAATTCCCTCAAATCGATCGAACGCGCCCTCGAATACGAGATCGCGTGCCAGAACCGCGTGCTTGACGAGGGCGGCAAACTAGTGCAGGAGACGCGCCTCTGGGACGACGCGGTGGGCGTCACGCGCTCCATGCGCAGCAAAGAGGGCGCGCGCGACTACCGTTACTACGTGGAAATGGACCTCGCGCCGATCGACGCGAAGCCCGAATATGTCGAAAAAATACGCGCCAGCCTTCCGGAAATGCCCTGGGACAGGCGCGACCGCTTCGTCTCGCAGTACGGCCTTACCCTTGAAGAGAGCCAGCAGATCACCGAACAGCGGGAGATGGCCGACTACTACGAAGAGATGGTCGCCGCGGGCGCGCCCGCCGCGAAAGCCGCCAACTGGGCCCGCATGGAGGTACAGCGGCTGCTGCGCGAAGAGGGCCTAGACATCACCGCCTTCCCCGTTCCCGCGAAAGAGCTGGGCTCGCTGATCGCGAAGGTCGAGAAAAAAGAGCTCTCCAACACGCAGGCCAAAGACGTGCTCGCCGCGATGTACGGCGAAAAACTTACGCTCGAGGCGGCGCTGAAAAAATGCGGCGCGGCGGGCGGGCGCCTGACGGGCGAGGCGCTCAAAGCGGTAATCGAAAAGGTATTCGCCGCCGAACCGGAGGCCGTCGAAACCATAAAGAAGGGCGCCGATAAAAAGGGCGCGAAGGCAAAATTCCTCCAGGGGCTCGTAATGCGCGAGACCCGCGGCAGCGCCGACCCCGCCGAGGTGGCGAGGGCTCTCTCTGAACTCCTTCACTAA
- a CDS encoding DNA alkylation repair protein, whose protein sequence is MPEPLKNRYNRESVHALALRIRAVYHSFKVNDFVNGIMDKSWSALELKARMRQITLNLGRYLPADYERALGVIDRVAAGYPAGYNDFALMYFPDFVEVYGRDERHWELSMAALERYTSLSSSEFAVRPFIIEHEERMMARMALWTAHENEHVRRLASEGCRPQLPWGQALTRFKEDPTPVLGILERLKTDPSPYVRKSVANNLNDISKTHPALVVKTAWEWYGKDGRTDWIVKHGCRTLLKKGDIDMLPLFGFADGGSVDIDGFTLDAASVPIGDKISFSFIVEAKKAARVRLEYGVDYVKANGGRSRKIFQISELSLKENTRRPYTKTHSFADTSTRKHYPGPHSLTLIVNGAERGTLDFEVSTK, encoded by the coding sequence ATGCCGGAACCGCTGAAAAACAGATATAACCGCGAATCCGTCCACGCTCTGGCTTTGCGTATAAGGGCCGTATATCATTCGTTTAAGGTCAATGATTTTGTAAACGGCATTATGGACAAAAGTTGGTCGGCCCTAGAGCTGAAGGCCCGTATGCGGCAGATTACGCTGAATTTAGGAAGGTATCTGCCCGCCGATTACGAACGGGCGCTTGGCGTCATTGACAGGGTCGCCGCCGGTTATCCCGCTGGATACAACGATTTCGCCCTCATGTATTTTCCTGATTTTGTCGAAGTATACGGGCGGGATGAGCGCCATTGGGAGCTCTCGATGGCCGCGCTGGAAAGGTATACTTCCTTGTCATCCTCCGAGTTCGCCGTGAGGCCGTTTATCATCGAGCACGAAGAGCGCATGATGGCGCGGATGGCCCTCTGGACCGCCCATGAGAACGAACATGTCCGGCGGCTGGCCAGCGAGGGCTGCCGTCCGCAGCTGCCCTGGGGACAGGCGCTGACCCGTTTCAAAGAGGACCCGACGCCGGTTCTCGGTATTTTGGAGCGGCTTAAAACCGACCCGTCGCCCTATGTCCGTAAAAGCGTGGCCAACAACCTGAACGATATCTCAAAAACTCATCCCGCTCTGGTCGTGAAGACCGCGTGGGAGTGGTACGGTAAAGACGGGCGTACAGACTGGATCGTAAAGCACGGATGCCGGACGCTTCTGAAAAAGGGCGACATTGATATGCTGCCCCTCTTCGGCTTTGCGGACGGCGGCTCCGTGGATATTGACGGCTTCACGCTGGACGCCGCCTCCGTCCCCATTGGCGATAAGATAAGCTTTTCCTTTATCGTCGAGGCAAAAAAAGCGGCCAGGGTGCGGCTGGAATATGGCGTTGATTACGTGAAGGCAAACGGCGGCCGAAGCCGCAAAATATTCCAGATATCCGAGCTTTCTTTGAAGGAAAACACAAGAAGGCCCTACACAAAAACCCATTCCTTCGCGGACACGAGTACAAGAAAACACTACCCCGGCCCCCATTCGCTCACGCTCATCGTAAACGGCGCCGAGCGCGGCACGCTGGATTTCGAGGTCTCCACAAAATAG
- the gatA gene encoding Asp-tRNA(Asn)/Glu-tRNA(Gln) amidotransferase subunit GatA, translating to MEFHKLSAREIAAGVKEKKFTAEEVTRAAIERIKKYDKKYNSLIAVCEERAVSDAKKIDEMIARGEDPGVLAGVPFAVKDNFCTDGIETTCCSKMLKGWVPHYDATAVKNMKEAGAVLVGKANMDEFAMGSTTESSIFGPTLNPRDITRVPGGSSGGSAAAVAAGFIPVALGSDTGGSVRQPAAFCGVQGMKPSYGQISRFGIVAYASSLDQVGPLTRNIGDMALLMDVLAKEDANDTTCDAYERPSFTEAVGSASLAGKKVAILTGFDRESVDRPLVEAIDRAAAICREAGAEIIEAKLPITMEHTVACYYMVALGDASSKLACYDGMRYGHHADGKNLSEMYKKSRMEGFGEEVRRRILVGTCILTRGYYENYFVPATKVRQLISDEFKELFKEADLLICPISPALAYKCGLGEKDPVRMYLGDVFTTIANLAGLPSVSLSLGFTPEGLPTNVQLLAPRFGDAELLSYASIIEKTAGAPAAAEITEGEC from the coding sequence ATGGAATTCCACAAACTTTCCGCGCGGGAGATAGCCGCGGGCGTCAAAGAAAAAAAATTCACCGCCGAAGAGGTGACGCGCGCCGCCATCGAACGCATCAAAAAATATGATAAAAAATATAACTCGCTCATCGCCGTATGCGAAGAGCGGGCCGTCTCCGACGCGAAAAAGATAGACGAAATGATCGCGCGCGGCGAAGATCCAGGCGTTCTCGCGGGCGTTCCCTTCGCCGTCAAAGACAACTTCTGCACCGACGGCATCGAAACCACCTGCTGCAGCAAAATGCTCAAAGGCTGGGTGCCGCACTATGACGCCACCGCCGTTAAAAACATGAAAGAGGCGGGGGCCGTCCTCGTCGGCAAAGCCAACATGGACGAATTCGCGATGGGCAGCACCACCGAAAGCTCCATCTTCGGGCCGACCCTTAACCCGCGCGACATCACGCGCGTTCCCGGCGGCAGCTCCGGAGGCAGCGCGGCGGCCGTCGCGGCGGGCTTCATCCCCGTAGCCCTCGGCAGCGACACCGGCGGTTCCGTGCGCCAGCCTGCCGCCTTCTGCGGCGTGCAGGGCATGAAACCTTCATACGGGCAGATCAGCCGCTTCGGCATCGTCGCCTACGCCTCCTCGCTCGACCAGGTGGGGCCGCTGACGAGAAACATCGGCGACATGGCCCTCCTCATGGATGTGCTCGCAAAAGAAGACGCCAACGACACCACCTGCGACGCCTACGAGCGTCCCTCATTCACGGAGGCCGTCGGCAGCGCCTCGCTCGCCGGCAAAAAGGTGGCGATCCTCACCGGCTTCGACCGTGAAAGCGTGGACCGTCCGCTTGTCGAGGCCATAGACCGCGCCGCCGCGATATGCCGCGAGGCGGGGGCCGAGATCATCGAGGCGAAACTGCCCATCACGATGGAACATACCGTCGCCTGCTACTACATGGTGGCGCTCGGCGACGCGAGCTCCAAGCTCGCCTGCTACGACGGCATGCGCTACGGCCACCACGCCGACGGCAAAAACCTCTCCGAAATGTACAAAAAGAGCCGCATGGAGGGCTTCGGCGAAGAGGTGCGCAGACGTATCCTCGTCGGCACCTGCATCCTCACGCGCGGTTACTACGAAAACTACTTCGTGCCCGCGACAAAGGTGCGCCAGCTCATCTCCGACGAATTCAAGGAGCTTTTTAAAGAGGCCGACCTTCTCATCTGTCCGATCTCTCCGGCGCTCGCCTACAAATGCGGCCTCGGCGAAAAAGATCCCGTGAGAATGTACCTGGGAGACGTATTCACCACCATCGCCAACCTTGCCGGGCTGCCGAGCGTCAGCCTCAGCCTCGGATTCACGCCCGAGGGACTGCCGACCAACGTCCAGCTTCTCGCGCCGCGCTTCGGCGACGCGGAGCTTCTGTCCTACGCCTCCATTATCGAAAAAACGGCGGGCGCTCCGGCGGCGGCCGAGATCACGGAAGGAGAGTGCTAA